Within Leptospirillum ferriphilum, the genomic segment GAAAAGCTGGTGGACGACGATGATGCGGTGCCGGACGTTATAAGGAACCAGCGAGGCGTGTCCTCCCCTGTCCAGCAGGAAAAAGGCGGGACGGTAATGGGAGTCCGAATCTTTCGGAAGAAGGATGTAGGTATTAAACCCGTCATTGAACACGCTGGTCGGTCGCCAGGCGACGCGGTCGCCCGAGATTTTGTAATCGTTGTTGATCTTGGACAGGTCAACCAGGGGAACGACTCCGGAGGAGTTTGGTCGGGGTTGGTCGTTGTCGTGACTGTCGGCGGAAGCGGATTCATGTCGCCTCTTCGATTTCGTTGAAGGGTCTTCCTCGACGACCTGCCGGTTTTCGTAAAATTTCACCCAGTCGTCCGGATACCAGAAAGAAATTCTCAGGACATATTTTTTCTTGTCGGACTTCAGGAAAATATTGTAGGTTCTCCGGCTGGTATTGATGATCAGATTGGTCTGGTCGCCGGATTCGAGGGGTTTCAGAAGAAGATGGGGGCGTTCGTTGATACCGGCCCCGGACCGGGAGCGGGCAATCTTCCAGTCCACCGTATCTCCCAGTGCGACGGAATAGACGACCTCCCCGGCTTCCAGTTCGATATCGCAGACGCGGAGAGGAGAACAGACGATCGTCGGTTGGGAATGCCCGAACGGAATTCGTTGAATCCCGTTGTCATAGATCGTATCAGCCTTTCCCGTCCGGATGTAGTGCCGAATGGCCATATTGACGGCATGATGGGGACCAGGAAGACCGCGACTGTCGCGACCGGAAATGGGTCCATACCTTTGTTTCGGGCGAACCACATAGATCGGTTTTTGGGGAACTGGAACATAGCGGACCGATGTTTTAGGAGGTTGTTCGCCAGATCCGCCGGCGGGCTGAGGCGTCAAAACCTGATTTGATGGATCGGCATAAGCCATGCCCGCCCCTGACATAAAAACAAGAATGCCTGTCACAAATGTATTCCAGACCGGTTTCATCGACCCTCCTGAGTCCAGTTAAGAGATGTCACATAAATTCCGAGCGGATTTTCCGTGATTTCACGATCGGAGGTTGGGGTTTTGATGGCATACGTTACAAAAGCGGTCCAGATTTCGGACGACAGCGGGTTACCGTCTGGGTTCCAGGCATTTTCACGCCATTTGATGCGCCAAGTATGACCGTTTTCCGGGAGGGCGGAAAGAATCTGAACATTGACGGACTCTTTCGCGGCAAGTTCGGCGGGATTGTGTCCGTGGGTATAGAAACGCGTCAGGAATTTGCTGGCCGAGCCAGAAGTGTAGTGATAGAGATCGTTAATGATGTCTCTTTCGGCGATCGGGTCCGCAATGACCTCACGAGCTTCAGTGATCCAATGAGAAAGGGTGTACCGGAGAATACGCGGATCGACGGAAGTGGTCTGGCGCAGCTTCTGCATGGGGACAGCTTCGCCTAGCTTGTTCGTCATGACGACGAAAGGCACGACACGGCTTTGTCTCGTCTCCCAAACGAACCCACCCGCCAGGATAATACATATCGTCAGTGTCATCAGCGCAATGACCTGAAAGGCTCGAGCCTGAACGATGAACGAGGCATACCGCTCGTTCCACTCCAGTTTTGCGTCCAGGTAACGACCGGTATTGCCGGACGACTTTTCTTCCTTGTTTGCCAACGATTCCTCCGTACCGGAGACGCTTTCTCCGGATTATGATTTTTCTGTGTTTTTACCAGACATTTTTTTTCGCTGGTCTCTGAAGTCCTTGACGGCTGCTGTTCCCGCTCTGCCAGGATGGTTTTTTCCGGAGGAACCACCATCTCCTCCGGAGGAAGGGGATCCTCCGCTTCCGGAATCGCCACTTCCACCCGAAGATCCACCGCCTCCGGAAGAATCTCCGCCACTGGATCCGATTTGTCCCGGGGGAGGCATGGACGGTGTGAAAGAGGAACCGGAACCTCCCCCCCCTTTATTGCTCCCCAGTGCCCCGGCGATCGATTTTGTCGATTGGGCGATATTGGACGCCGCCTTTGTCATGGCCCCGGCCGCGCTCGCCATCATGACGGCGGACCCAGCCATCCCGGCGGCAGAGGAAACAACAGATCCGGAACTCATTTGCATCGATCCGGAGATGATGCTTGCCGCAAGACTGGGGAGACGAAACACCAGAAGGGCCATCACGAGAGACCCTATGGCCGTGGCGATAGCCGCTTCAACCGTTCCGTAGTAAGGATTGGTAACCTTTGCCGTCTGTTGTGTACCCACCCATTGTTTGTACTGTTGTTGGCAGTTTGTCGAAAAAATATCGTTTGCCACGGGCGCATTGTTCGGGTTTGGGGTGTTTGGAGTCACGCAATCGGGGTTGTCCGCGAAAAATTGGGCATTGTATTGGGAGAGATTTGTCGGCGTGGAGGTATTGACAGGTCCGACAATGTTTCTGGCCCATCGAAACGGTCCGGCAACCATCATGGAAACCAGAAAGGAAACGACCAGAAGCTTGACGCCGGCGGCGACCATCGCATTGATCTGGTTGTGCGCCCAGGAGCGGGTGATCTTGCTCCCGCCGAATCCCAGAAAGAGCATTCCAACCGAACTTACAATCATGGCTTCGAAATAGACGATGATCACCTCGAGGGCGAGAATCGCAAACGAGACCAGAACCACGAACGCGGCTATGGGGTATGCGAAAAGAGAGACGGGAAGACTGATGATGCTCGTGAACGCTTCCGTTGTTCCCGTTAGAATGTTTCCGGCCAGGAGAATTCCATCGTGGAGAATGGTGCCGGGATCCATGGAGACCTGGATACTGGGAAGTCCAGAGGAACCGAAATACCCCGATCCGTACATCTGGATGGATTGCCAGGATTGATTGGCGGCCGTCGCTCCGACCGTCTCGAAAAATCCGATAACGTCCTGCATGATTTCCGGTCCGTAGGCAAGAATGCCAAACCAGATAGACAGGATCAGAAGTTCCCTCGTGAAGAGAGCAAGGACGGAGCCTCCGGTTAGTTCCGTGGCCCAACTGAATCCGGCCCAGGCGATTTCGATGGTCGCGAGGATCTTGAACAGGGACATGCCGTAGATCCAGAGCGTATGGGCGAACTGGGCGGCAGCGGCCGCGTAGGAGCACCCGACCATCGTAATGAAGCTTCCCGTTTGTCCCGGGTTCGGTTGAGTGGAACACTTCACAAAATTCGTGGACGGAAAAGACGGGGCGGAGGAATAGGCGCTCTGGAGTATCCAGTTGATCACGCCCGCCGCATCGACAGCAATGGATGCTCCGAAGCAGAAACGGGTGAATTTCTCCAGTGTCCCGCCTTGTTCCGAGAGGGTCATCCCGATGAAGAAGATCACCATCAGGACGACCGACATCGCGCTCCAGAGTCCAGAAGCGGAAGAGAGGTCCGAAAGCATCAGGTTCAGGTGGTTCATTCCGGGAAGAGGTGTGTTAAACGGCACGGAATCCTCCTGAGGATAGAGAGACGGACATCATGGGACAGACCCGCTGTAGGAGGCCGAGGATGTCGATGAGGTTGTCGTTGTCGTGCTGGATGAAGATCCCGATACCGTCGATGTGGAGGGGGATCCGGTCGGAATAAGAGGGATCGGGGCGGAAAGTCCGGCAGACGTGGGTGGAGTCATGGCTGGCGCACCCTGGAGAGGGAGGAACTGCTTGAAACAGGATACCGGAGGAGCGTTCTCGACATAAAAACTGGCGAAGCATCCGGTTGATTCCAGATTTCCAACGGTAGAAAGCGCGTTTGTCTGCGTGATCTGCTCCCCCATTTTACGTTGGGTGGCCCGGAGCATTCTTCTTTGATCTTTTAACATGGATCGGTGCAGACGCCATTGCTGGTATTGACCAAACTGGGATCCCATCTGGATCGCGGCGGAAGTTCCCGTCTGAATGGCCGAGACCGCTCCGGAGAAATTCATCATGTTCATCGTGGACAGCATCTGGAGGGAATAGGCATTGGCGGCCGTCATCTGGGCCTGAGCACCAAATTCTTGCAGATCCGAGCTGAGATTCGATATTTCGTTTGTCGTGGCCGTGGAAAGTCCCTGGGGAGGCATGGACGGTCCAGCCGTTCCGGGAGGAAGAGGAGTCGCACCCATTGATGCATACTGACCGTTCATCTGAACGACGCTATTGCCGATCTGAGCTCCGACCTGAGCACCCATACCCAGAATCATCGATA encodes:
- a CDS encoding TrbG/VirB9 family P-type conjugative transfer protein, encoding MKPVWNTFVTGILVFMSGAGMAYADPSNQVLTPQPAGGSGEQPPKTSVRYVPVPQKPIYVVRPKQRYGPISGRDSRGLPGPHHAVNMAIRHYIRTGKADTIYDNGIQRIPFGHSQPTIVCSPLRVCDIELEAGEVVYSVALGDTVDWKIARSRSGAGINERPHLLLKPLESGDQTNLIINTSRRTYNIFLKSDKKKYVLRISFWYPDDWVKFYENRQVVEEDPSTKSKRRHESASADSHDNDQPRPNSSGVVPLVDLSKINNDYKISGDRVAWRPTSVFNDGFNTYILLPKDSDSHYRPAFFLLDRGGHASLVPYNVRHRIIVVHQLFDRGVLLFGVGSDRKRVLISRIRKDRGWFEW
- a CDS encoding type IV secretion system protein; translation: MANKEEKSSGNTGRYLDAKLEWNERYASFIVQARAFQVIALMTLTICIILAGGFVWETRQSRVVPFVVMTNKLGEAVPMQKLRQTTSVDPRILRYTLSHWITEAREVIADPIAERDIINDLYHYTSGSASKFLTRFYTHGHNPAELAAKESVNVQILSALPENGHTWRIKWRENAWNPDGNPLSSEIWTAFVTYAIKTPTSDREITENPLGIYVTSLNWTQEGR
- a CDS encoding type IV secretion system protein codes for the protein MPFNTPLPGMNHLNLMLSDLSSASGLWSAMSVVLMVIFFIGMTLSEQGGTLEKFTRFCFGASIAVDAAGVINWILQSAYSSAPSFPSTNFVKCSTQPNPGQTGSFITMVGCSYAAAAAQFAHTLWIYGMSLFKILATIEIAWAGFSWATELTGGSVLALFTRELLILSIWFGILAYGPEIMQDVIGFFETVGATAANQSWQSIQMYGSGYFGSSGLPSIQVSMDPGTILHDGILLAGNILTGTTEAFTSIISLPVSLFAYPIAAFVVLVSFAILALEVIIVYFEAMIVSSVGMLFLGFGGSKITRSWAHNQINAMVAAGVKLLVVSFLVSMMVAGPFRWARNIVGPVNTSTPTNLSQYNAQFFADNPDCVTPNTPNPNNAPVANDIFSTNCQQQYKQWVGTQQTAKVTNPYYGTVEAAIATAIGSLVMALLVFRLPSLAASIISGSMQMSSGSVVSSAAGMAGSAVMMASAAGAMTKAASNIAQSTKSIAGALGSNKGGGGSGSSFTPSMPPPGQIGSSGGDSSGGGGSSGGSGDSGSGGSPSSGGDGGSSGKNHPGRAGTAAVKDFRDQRKKMSGKNTEKS